GATCATGGTGGATGCCACCAGTTGTCCCCAGGCCCGGGTAGGGGATGAAGCAGTATTATTTGGCCGCCAGGGAAAAACGGTGCTGTCCACGGAAGAGTTGGCGGAGCGGATTGGCACCATTAGTTATGAACTCCTGTGTGCCGTTGGCCGCCGGGTGCCTAGGCGCTATGTTTGGGCCCAAGGAGAATGTTACCAGATTTCGAGCCAGCTCTAGGCGTTGCAGGATGAGTGCCCGGCAGCTATAATGTTGGTATAGCTGTTGGTAAGGATAGCTAAGGTAACCAATCGAGGGGGTGCGGTCTTTGCCCGGCCTTAAGCGCATCATGATAAGCCTGCCAGAAACGCTCCTTGAGGAAGTTGACGATTTGGTGATTTCTGAGCACCGCAATCGCAGCGAATTTATCCGGGAGGCCATGTTAAACTATCTCTTGGAGCGGAAACGGCGTGTGCTTAGGGAGCAGATGAAGCGCGGTTACCAGGAAATGGCGCAAATCAACTTGGCTTTGGCTCGGGAAAGCTATGAAGTGGAAAACGAGGCTCAGGGTTATTATGATGGCAAATTGATGGAGTGCAAATAGGATGCAGGTGAAGCGAGGGGACGTCTTTTATGCCGAGCTGAATCCGGTGGTAGGATCGGAGCAGGGAGGCACCAGGCCCGTGCTCATAATTCAAAACGATATTGGCAACCAGTTCAGCCCGACCACCATTGTTTTGGCGATCACCTCTCAAATCTCCAAGGCCAAATTGCCCACCCATGTCGAAGTTGATGCTAAACGAAGCCACCTGGACCGCGATTCCGTCATCCTGGCCGAACAGATACGCACCATCGATAAAAGCCGGTTACGGCAAAAGGTAACTACTTTGGATGATGAAATCATGAAAAAGGTAAATCGGGCCATCGAGATTAGCGTTGGCTTGGTAGAATTATAGAGCACTGGTATAATAGGTCTCTGGGAAAAGGTTAGCGGTGGCGAAAGAGGGCGAAACCAATTTCTAGCTCAAGCGGTGAGGATTGGGTCAGGCCCAAAATAGGCATAGTAGTTGGTCCCGATTGGGAAGGGAAGATCGCCATCAGCCGGGCTTATGTGGAGGCGGTGATTAGCGGCGGCGGTCTGCCAATACTTTTACCGGCCAGCGATGACAATGAGGCGGCGGCCAGCTACCTGGAGTACATAGACGGTTTGCTCCTGCCCGGCGGGGGCGATGTCGATCCGCTTCGCTTTGGCCAGGAGCCCAAGCCGGGGAGCGGCGCCATCTTCCCTGAGCGCGACCAGTTGGAAATTCAGCTGGTGCAAGCGGCCCAAGACCGGGATCTCCCGGTATTGGGCATCTGCCGGGGAATGCAGGTAATCAATATTGCCCTGGGGGGCGATATCTACCAAGATTTAAAAGAGGTTGGCTCTGCCGTAAAACACATGCAGGAAGCCCCGCGCTGGTATCCCACCCATTCGGTGCGAATCGAGAAGGGAACGCTCCTGGCCGAGGCCTACCCGTTAGCTGAGCGCCGGGTAAATAGCTTCCACCACCAGGCGGTAAAGAACCTGGCCCCGGGCTTCAGAGCCAGCGCTTGGGCCCCGGACGGGGTCATCGAAGCCATCGAGTCCACAAAGCACCGGTTCCTCTTGGGGGTGCAGTGGCACCCGGAGTGCATGTGGGAGCGGGATCCTTGTGCGCAGGAATTGTTTTTGCGGTTTACCAAAGCCTGCATGGGGGCAGCCAGAGGTCAAACAGCTTAATTAGTAACCTTGCTTATTGCCACGGGGGTGCCCTTTGGGTGCTGAGAGGCCAGCGCGAGCTTTGGCCAACCCCTAACACCTGATCTGGGTAATGCCAGCGTAGGGAGTGGTTGACCTTAATCGAGCTTGCATTTAGGGTCACTCCGTGGAAACGGGGTGGCCTTATTTAATTGCTATGGACTGCCCCATGCGGCCAGCCGCAAACCAAGCATGAAAAAGGCACGTAGGGCGTGCTGGGGCGCTGGTCCGGAAGCGATCCAGCACTCAATCGGCAGGCAGCTAGGACTTAGTAGGGCTGGCCTGGCATGGCTGGGCAACACCGGATAGGCGGGATAGGCAAATTGAGTGCTGGACACCACAGCGGCGGCCAGGGCCGAGGTGGAGCAAGGGAACAGCGGACCAGCTGGCAGAGATTAACATATTTAGAAAGAGGGGAGAGGCAAAAGATGCGGACGCGGAAGGAAGTACAGGGGTGGGGGCTCTACGTTATCGTTACCAGCGATTTGGCTAAAGGAAGGCCGGTGGAAGAGGTGGTGGAAAAGGCTCTGGCCGGGGGCGCAGGGGTGATCCAGCTCCGGGAAAAGAATTTGGATACCCGAGAGCTGCTCCGGCGGGCCCAAGTGGCTCGGGAGC
This is a stretch of genomic DNA from Clostridia bacterium. It encodes these proteins:
- a CDS encoding ribbon-helix-helix protein, CopG family codes for the protein MPGLKRIMISLPETLLEEVDDLVISEHRNRSEFIREAMLNYLLERKRRVLREQMKRGYQEMAQINLALARESYEVENEAQGYYDGKLMECK
- a CDS encoding type II toxin-antitoxin system PemK/MazF family toxin, producing MQVKRGDVFYAELNPVVGSEQGGTRPVLIIQNDIGNQFSPTTIVLAITSQISKAKLPTHVEVDAKRSHLDRDSVILAEQIRTIDKSRLRQKVTTLDDEIMKKVNRAIEISVGLVEL
- a CDS encoding gamma-glutamyl-gamma-aminobutyrate hydrolase family protein is translated as MGIVVGPDWEGKIAISRAYVEAVISGGGLPILLPASDDNEAAASYLEYIDGLLLPGGGDVDPLRFGQEPKPGSGAIFPERDQLEIQLVQAAQDRDLPVLGICRGMQVINIALGGDIYQDLKEVGSAVKHMQEAPRWYPTHSVRIEKGTLLAEAYPLAERRVNSFHHQAVKNLAPGFRASAWAPDGVIEAIESTKHRFLLGVQWHPECMWERDPCAQELFLRFTKACMGAARGQTA